One stretch of Pelmatolapia mariae isolate MD_Pm_ZW linkage group LG3_W, Pm_UMD_F_2, whole genome shotgun sequence DNA includes these proteins:
- the LOC134624830 gene encoding uncharacterized protein LOC134624830 — protein MCLLLFRSVTPPSVPAKQEKCYDPHDKTLKFVDGEDDLDFLCEGFKSPRAQMSCGHAVTPTSLTNWCRRLMDQGESRFVCGASGCNVEWTFAEVFKMALLTPQENAYFRRTMAFNAARQTHTTKMCPGCGSAVTRENGSDLNVLCKVCTAVKGRPFEFCWQCLREWKGARPRKDRCGNRGCCNQSLETLNKCPTITFGSVKECPSVRACPTCGLLLEHSKMYCKSVRCPQCNVTFCFVCLKSMCMIARCIPAPRQTSIPVWQKK, from the exons atgtgtttgttgttgtttcgcAGTGTGACGCCCCCAAGCGTGCCAGCAAAACAGGAGAAGTGTTACGACCCTCATGACAAAACACTTAAATTTGTCGATGGAGAGGATGATTTGGACT TCTTGTGTGAAGGTTTCAAATCTCCCAGAGCTCAGATGTCCTGTGGTCACGCTGTGACCCCGACCTCTCTCACCAACTGGTGTCGCAGGTTGATGGACCAG GGTGAAAGCAGGTTTGTGTGTGGTGCGTCTGGTTGTAATGTCGAGTGGACTTTTGCAGAGGTTTTTAAAATGGCTCTGCTGACCCCTCAAGAAAATGCATATTTTAGAAGAACCATGGCGTTCAATGCTGCCAGGCAGACACATACGACTAAGATG TGTCCTGGATGTGGATCTGCTGTGACGAGAGAGAATGGATCAGATTTGAATGTCCTCTGTAAAGTGTGCACAGCAGTAAAAGGACGGCCGTTTGAATTCTGCTGGCAGTGTTTGAGGGAGTGGAAGGGTGCACGGCCTCGGAAAGACCGCTGTGGAAATCGCGGCTGCTGCAACCAGTCATTAGAGACACTAAATAAATGCCCAACTATTACCTTTGGTTCAGTGAAGGAGTGCCCCTCTGTCCGTGCCTGTCCCACCTGTGGGTTACTGTTGGAGCACAGCAAGATGTATTGTAAATCGGTTCGTTGCCCTCAATGCAAtgtgacattttgttttgtatgtCTGAAGAGTATGTGTATGATAGCCAGGTGCATTCCTGCCCCCAGACAGACCTCTATACCTGTCTGGCAGAAGAAATAA
- the LOC134618654 gene encoding probable E3 ubiquitin-protein ligase RNF144A-A gives MAGFTGFLHRLMASNITKQEKCYDPLDLTFKFVDREDDLDFLCEGFKSLRAQMSCGHAVTPTSLTNWCRRLLDQGESRFVCGGSGCSAEWTLAEVVKMALLTPEETEYFRKTLESNAAMQMLIIRFCPVCGSTVTRENESCLNVLCKVCTADKGQPFEFCWQCLREWKGARPRKDRCGNRGCCNQSLKTLKECPDIIFDSVKGVNGCPTVRACPTCGLLVEHSKRHCKSLVCPRCKVKFCFVCLKIFTECTRTSGISAPCSSGVAPRQTSIPVWQKK, from the exons ATGGCTGGATTCACGGGTTTCCTGCACAG ACTGATGGCCTCAAATATAACAAAACAGGAGAAGTGTTATGACCCTCTCGACCTAACATTTAAATTTGTCGATAGAGAGGATGATTTGGACT TTTTGTGTGAAGGCTTCAAATCTCTCAGAGCTCAGATGTCCTGTGGTCACGCTGTGACCCCGACCTCTCTCACCAACTGGTGTCGCAGGTTGTTGGACCAG GGTGAAAGCAGGTTTGTGTGTGGTGGGTCTGGTTGCAGCGCTGAGTGGACTTTGGCAGAGGTTGTTAAAATGGCTCTTCTGACCCCTGAAGAAACTGAGTACTTCAGAAAAACCCTGGAATCCAACGCTGCCATGCAGATGCTTATCATCAGATTT TGTCCTGTATGCGGATCCACTGTGACGAGAGAGAATGAATCATGTTTGAATGTCCTCTGTAAAGTGTGCACAGCAGATAAAGGACAGCCCTTTGAATTCTGCTGGCAGTGTTTGAGGGAGTGGAAGGGTGCACGGCCTCGGAAAGACCGCTGTGGAAATCGTGGCTGCTGCAACCAGTCACTGAAAACGCTAAAAGAATGCCCCGATATCATCTTTGATTCAGTGAAGGGAGTCAACGGGTGTCCCACTGTCCGTGCCTGTCCCACCTGTGGGTTACTGGTGGAGCACAGCAAAAGGCATTGTAAATCTCTTGTTTGTCCTCGATGTAAGGTGAAGTTCTGTTTTGTGTGCCTGAAGATCTTCACTGAATGCACCAGAACAAGTGGCATTTCTGCACCTTGCTCCAGTGGAGTGGCCCCCAGACAGACATCTATACCTGTATGGCAAAAGAAATAA
- the LOC134618683 gene encoding uncharacterized protein LOC134618683, translated as MTSNMTTKQEKCYNPNDPTVKFVDREDDLDFLCEGFKSLRAQMSCGHAVTPTSLTNWCRRLLDQGESRFVCGGSGCSAEWTFAEVWKMALLDPEEIEDFRRTLTFNAARQTLITKACPECRSTVTRENGSDLNVLCKVCTAVKGRPFEFCWQCLKEWKGARPRKDHCENDGCCNQSLKTLQTCPDITFDSVRGVRGCPSVRACPTCGFLVEHSKRHCKFVVCPRCKVKFCFVCLKSYTKCIKTSDYFRPCSSGVAPRQTSVPV; from the exons ATGACCTCAAATATGACAACAAAACAGGAGAAGTGTTATAATCCGAATGACCCAACAGTCAAGTTTGTTGATAGAGAGGATGATTTGGACT TTTTGTGTGAAGGCTTCAAATCTCTCAGAGCTCAGATGTCCTGTGGTCACGCTGTGACCCCGACCTCTCTCACCAACTGGTGTCGCAGGTTGTTGGACCAG ggtgaAAGCAGGTTTGTGTGTGGCGGGTCTGGTTGCAGTGCTGAGTGGACTTTTGCAGAGGTTTGGAAAATGGCTCTTCTGGACCCTGAAGAAATTGAGGATTTCCGAAGAACTTTGACATTCAACGCTGCCAGGCAGACGCTTATTACCAAAGCT TGTCCTGAATGCAGATCCACTGTGACGAGAGAGAATGGATCAGACTTGAACGTCCTCTGTAAAGTGTGCACAGCAGTAAAAGGACGGCCGTTTGAATTCTGCTGGCAGTGTTTGAAGGAATGGAAGGGTGCACGGCCTCGGAAGGACCACTGCGAAAATGATGGCTGCTGTAACCAGTCactaaaaacactacaaacctGCCCAGATATCACCTTTGATTCTGTGAGGGGAGTCCGTGGGTGTCCCTCTGTCCGTGCCTGTCCCACCTGTGGCTTCCTGGTAGAGCACAGCAAAAGGCAttgtaaatttgttgtttgtccTCGATGTAaggttaagttttgttttgtgtgcctGAAGAGCTATACTAAATGTATTAAAACCAGTGACTACTTTAGACCATGTTCCAGTGGTGTAGCTCCCAGACAGACATCTGTACCTGTATAG